In Pseudobacteriovorax antillogorgiicola, a single window of DNA contains:
- a CDS encoding flagellar motor protein MotB, which yields MSRSLVEEEEEEQEGSGWLVSFADLMTLLFAAFVVLYGITPRGKSDQVVGVSSSIREAFIEIPDEIPEEFRKGEMYKGKITFEEVKRERTFNPAIKKFNRTESILRSRNDDMQRIEVFLDSSSKGRGIQYSLRQATEVSETEFGFSLNLLGRAFFIPGSAALSAKGMEELKSIASQLKGDAIKILVEGHTDETQTGRLSPIELGALRASRVRQVLMEHSKLDPKNIYSTSYGDSRPIASHKTKDGRLKNNRVEIHLIYQDDGRF from the coding sequence GTGTCGAGGTCATTAGTGGAAGAGGAAGAAGAAGAACAGGAAGGCTCCGGCTGGCTTGTCAGTTTCGCTGACTTGATGACACTCTTATTTGCTGCCTTCGTTGTCCTCTATGGTATCACTCCTCGCGGCAAAAGTGATCAAGTCGTAGGGGTTTCATCGTCTATTCGAGAAGCCTTCATCGAAATTCCCGATGAGATCCCCGAAGAGTTTCGCAAGGGTGAGATGTACAAAGGCAAAATAACTTTCGAAGAAGTCAAGCGAGAACGGACCTTTAATCCAGCTATAAAGAAGTTCAACCGAACAGAGTCTATACTTCGCAGCCGAAACGATGATATGCAGAGAATCGAAGTTTTCTTAGACAGCAGTTCTAAGGGTCGAGGAATTCAATATAGTCTTCGGCAGGCCACAGAAGTCTCTGAGACAGAATTTGGCTTCTCATTAAATCTGTTAGGGCGGGCGTTTTTTATCCCTGGCAGCGCAGCCTTATCAGCTAAAGGAATGGAAGAGTTGAAATCTATTGCAAGTCAGCTAAAAGGTGACGCCATTAAGATATTAGTTGAAGGGCACACCGATGAAACGCAAACCGGCCGCCTTTCTCCAATCGAACTGGGAGCCCTGAGGGCTTCGCGAGTTAGACAGGTTTTGATGGAGCACAGCAAGCTCGATCCAAAAAACATCTATTCGACGTCTTATGGCGATAGTCGACCTATTGCCTCTCATAAAACAAAGGATGGGCGCCTAAAGAACAATCGTGTGGAGATCCATCTCATATATCAAGATGATGGTAGGTTTTAA
- a CDS encoding motility protein A yields the protein MDLATILGAVIGTITVMVVMILSGSLLMYWDFMSLLIVLGGAAAATMMRWPLNVFLGGVKVGMGALFNNVESSEELIDKIIDLANKARKESILSLEKEVIENPLLAKGVRLAVDGAAPEIIDEILSDDMRVMKKNLADGAAIYDDMGESCPAFGMIGTVIGLIVIMANLADPSKIGPGLAVALVTTLYGAMMANMFFIPIAKKLKYRSREHLTNCLIIKTGVLGILNGINPKLIQQRLETYLGKESSGEE from the coding sequence TCGGAGCTGTCATTGGAACCATAACGGTCATGGTCGTTATGATTCTATCTGGAAGCCTCCTAATGTATTGGGACTTCATGAGTCTTCTTATTGTCCTTGGAGGGGCAGCGGCCGCTACCATGATGAGATGGCCATTGAATGTGTTCCTTGGCGGTGTGAAAGTCGGAATGGGTGCTTTATTCAACAATGTTGAATCATCCGAAGAGCTCATCGATAAGATCATCGACTTAGCAAACAAGGCCCGTAAAGAGTCAATTCTTTCCTTAGAAAAAGAAGTTATCGAAAATCCACTTCTCGCCAAGGGAGTTCGACTTGCAGTTGATGGGGCGGCTCCAGAAATCATCGATGAAATTCTTTCAGATGATATGCGGGTTATGAAGAAAAATCTAGCCGACGGAGCGGCAATTTATGATGACATGGGAGAGTCGTGCCCTGCGTTTGGTATGATCGGTACCGTGATTGGTTTGATCGTGATCATGGCGAACCTCGCCGACCCGTCCAAAATCGGGCCAGGCCTTGCCGTAGCTCTTGTGACTACCCTGTATGGTGCAATGATGGCGAACATGTTTTTTATACCGATAGCCAAAAAACTCAAGTATCGAAGCCGTGAGCATCTTACCAATTGTCTCATCATAAAAACTGGGGTCCTCGGAATCTTAAACGGCATCAATCCAAAGCTGATTCAACAGCGCCTTGAGACATACTTGGGCAAGGAATCTAGTGGTGAAGAATGA
- the mltF gene encoding membrane-bound lytic murein transglycosylase MltF, which translates to MDDEKHTLNKNQKRSKAFVARSLTSITLFITASLFLSCRPMFFLGSDRDRDDAQILLENINEIIIGTRNAPTTYFIDNQGEASGFEYDLAKAFVQDLGRKATFKFYDTVEELLDATSRGDVHFAAAGLSKTPTRSKSLLFSPPYLNIDQVAVCQKNLIINDLSDLISRSVAFTAKSSHEETFRRLNQRYPAMTWLASSEFSTEQLLVKANDKEFDCVIADETIFNINQHLIDKLESKFVVDRGPIAWPIHPKAQFLVDKSMAWFAEDAQSDLVAQLYEKYFGSTGDHDYYDIYIFRQRIEERLPRFDDIIQEAADISGLDYTFLASVAYQESHWNPKSRSATGVRGFMMLTLPTARNLGVTNRIDPKQSMLAGAQYLKHLIDRFPTYIEPQDRRWFGLAAYNVGYYHVQDARKLAIDLGKNPNVWRDLKTILPLLADKKYYKRTDYGYARGHEPVQYVRNIRNYERVLISQLKSEDLKEASSH; encoded by the coding sequence ATGGATGATGAGAAGCACACCTTAAATAAGAATCAAAAGCGATCAAAAGCTTTCGTTGCAAGGTCTCTCACGTCGATCACACTTTTTATCACTGCTTCACTTTTTTTATCTTGTCGACCGATGTTTTTTTTAGGGTCCGACCGCGACCGTGACGACGCTCAGATTCTTTTAGAAAATATCAATGAAATAATAATTGGCACTCGCAACGCCCCTACAACTTATTTCATTGACAACCAAGGGGAGGCAAGCGGCTTCGAATACGACTTAGCGAAGGCGTTTGTGCAAGATTTAGGAAGGAAGGCAACATTTAAGTTCTATGACACTGTCGAAGAACTTCTAGACGCCACCAGTCGAGGTGATGTCCATTTCGCAGCTGCTGGCTTAAGCAAAACACCAACACGCTCCAAATCATTGCTGTTCTCACCGCCCTATCTCAACATCGACCAAGTTGCAGTTTGCCAGAAAAATCTTATCATAAACGATCTCTCTGATTTGATTTCAAGATCAGTCGCCTTTACTGCAAAAAGCTCTCACGAAGAAACGTTTCGGCGACTCAATCAGCGCTACCCTGCAATGACTTGGCTAGCAAGCTCGGAGTTTTCAACTGAACAGCTTCTCGTGAAAGCAAACGATAAAGAGTTCGATTGCGTTATCGCTGACGAGACAATCTTCAACATAAATCAGCACCTCATCGACAAACTCGAATCCAAGTTTGTTGTCGATCGAGGCCCTATTGCTTGGCCGATTCATCCTAAGGCACAGTTCTTGGTTGATAAAAGTATGGCTTGGTTCGCCGAAGATGCCCAAAGTGATCTTGTTGCCCAACTCTACGAAAAATACTTTGGTTCCACAGGTGATCACGACTATTACGATATTTATATATTCCGACAAAGGATCGAGGAACGACTGCCACGATTTGATGATATCATTCAAGAAGCTGCCGATATCAGCGGGCTCGACTACACATTTCTAGCATCAGTGGCCTACCAAGAAAGCCACTGGAACCCAAAGAGCCGGAGTGCAACCGGAGTCCGTGGTTTCATGATGCTCACACTTCCCACCGCAAGAAATCTTGGAGTTACTAATCGCATCGATCCAAAGCAAAGTATGCTAGCCGGAGCTCAATATTTGAAGCACCTTATCGATAGGTTTCCGACTTATATCGAGCCTCAGGATCGCCGATGGTTTGGCCTCGCCGCTTACAATGTGGGGTACTATCACGTGCAAGATGCTAGAAAGCTTGCCATCGACTTGGGTAAGAACCCAAATGTTTGGCGCGATCTAAAAACGATACTCCCTCTCCTTGCTGATAAGAAGTACTACAAGAGAACTGATTACGGTTACGCCCGCGGGCATGAGCCAGTTCAGTACGTAAGAAATATTCGAAACTACGAGCGAGTTCTTATCAGCCAGCTAAAGAGCGAAGACCTGAAAGAGGCTTCCAGCCACTAG
- a CDS encoding helix-turn-helix transcriptional regulator — MTEKSNKWTFLTNHAHVFICLAREPQVTLRDVALQVGITERAVQRIVADLEDGGYIVRTKDGRTNRYRLSMSKKLRHPVERNCTLRELIDLIK, encoded by the coding sequence ATGACCGAAAAAAGCAATAAATGGACATTCCTTACAAACCACGCCCACGTGTTCATATGCCTGGCCCGAGAACCTCAGGTCACCCTCCGTGACGTTGCTCTTCAAGTGGGCATAACCGAGCGAGCGGTGCAAAGAATCGTTGCCGATCTTGAGGATGGCGGCTACATCGTGCGTACCAAGGATGGCAGAACGAATCGCTACCGCCTGTCCATGAGCAAAAAATTGAGGCACCCAGTAGAAAGAAACTGCACTCTTCGTGAACTCATCGATCTTATCAAATAA
- a CDS encoding OmpA family protein: MEEEEEDAGGGEGWLVSFADLMTLLFAAFVVLYGSLEVGTSDRILGYTAAIRESFVEVPDFVEKDQEIGEIKKGEFVFKAYYGEASSKGAKRYLIKEDPKVAIDRDKSHVDKLLDQIAMTSDGIDFGLRNSMNTVPGERGFTIQLMGAYFFESGTYRFSRQGRERFIRLGKLLNQLSRKLLIEGHTDNVKSNGEFDNHTLGSLRAANASRILTREIGMSPNLIDTISYGDQRPIAPNDTDANRRKNRRIEIKVLTAD; this comes from the coding sequence ATGGAAGAGGAAGAGGAAGATGCCGGTGGTGGCGAAGGTTGGCTCGTCAGCTTTGCTGATCTTATGACCCTATTGTTTGCAGCATTCGTTGTGCTCTATGGCTCGTTAGAGGTAGGTACCTCTGATCGTATTTTGGGCTATACGGCTGCGATTCGAGAATCCTTTGTCGAAGTTCCGGACTTCGTCGAAAAAGATCAAGAAATTGGTGAAATCAAAAAGGGTGAGTTCGTCTTCAAGGCATACTACGGCGAAGCGAGTAGCAAGGGCGCCAAGCGCTATCTTATTAAAGAAGATCCTAAAGTCGCCATCGACCGTGACAAGAGCCATGTAGATAAGCTATTAGATCAAATTGCCATGACATCAGATGGCATTGATTTTGGGCTTAGAAATTCCATGAATACAGTTCCAGGTGAGCGAGGGTTTACCATACAACTTATGGGAGCATACTTTTTTGAATCTGGTACCTATCGATTCTCTCGGCAGGGACGGGAGCGTTTCATAAGACTTGGTAAGCTTCTTAACCAGCTGAGCCGCAAACTCTTAATTGAAGGCCATACAGACAATGTCAAATCAAACGGTGAGTTTGATAACCATACACTAGGCTCTCTTCGTGCAGCTAATGCTTCGCGAATACTCACTCGCGAAATAGGAATGAGCCCCAACCTAATTGATACCATTTCATATGGTGACCAAAGACCTATCGCTCCCAATGACACAGATGCCAACCGAAGAAAAAATCGTAGGATTGAGATCAAAGTACTCACTGCTGATTAA